TGCTGCTGGGCTGGATCCTCAGCAACCTGCTGCAAGCCATGCGCCCACTGAGCCTGTGGGCCGCACCGGCCCTGGGCAGCTTCCTGCTGGTGGCGCTGGCCCCGGCGGCGCTGCCCAATTCGGTGGTCTACAACAAGATTCCCGACCAGTTCATCATCGATCACGTGGCCGAACTGGGTCAGGCCAAGGCCCTGCTGAGCAACGACCTGGGCGCGGCCTCGGCGCTGGCCTGGCGCCTGGGTCGCCCCGACGTGACCCTGTACAACACCGAAGGCGAAGTGAAGTACGGCCTGGGCTACGAAGACAGCGCCGCGCGCAAGGTCGACCTGAACCAGGTCCAGCCGTGGATCGAGCAAGCCCGCAAGCAGGGCTCGATCGGCGTGGTGATGCGGGTCAAGAGCAGCGACGAGGCGCATGAAGTCGAACTGCTGCCCAAGGACGCCAAGCGCTACGAGCAAGGCAATATCGTGATCTTCATCATTCCCCAGAGCCAGCCATGAGCCTGTTGCTGCTACTCCTGGCCTGCGGGCTGACCTGCCTGGGCCAGGTGGCACAGAAGTTCGCCGTGGAAAGCTGGCGCGACCAGCCCTCCGGCGCCCTGCACAAACTGCGCTCGGGCTGGCTGTGGCTGGCCCTGTTCAGCCTCGGCCTGGGCCTGCTGGTGTGGCTGCTGGTGCTGCAGCGCATGGAAGTCGGCGTGGCCTACCCGATGCTCAGCCTGAATTT
This genomic stretch from Pseudomonas sp. Os17 harbors:
- the arnE gene encoding 4-amino-4-deoxy-L-arabinose-phosphoundecaprenol flippase subunit ArnE; amino-acid sequence: MSLLLLLLACGLTCLGQVAQKFAVESWRDQPSGALHKLRSGWLWLALFSLGLGLLVWLLVLQRMEVGVAYPMLSLNFVFITLIARFVFHEPIDRRHWLGVALVIGGVLLLSRHA